The genomic DNA GATGACCAGATTTTCCACGCCGCCCAGGTACTCCTCAAGATCGTGCGCGAAGCGGCCCGACCCATAGAGCGAGCGAACCTGGCCGTAGCAGAACAGGTTAATTTTGGGCAGCAGGTGATTGCGCAGCACTTCCACGCACTCGCGGGTATCGCCGCCACCCCAGTTATCGCCGTCCGAGAAGTGGAAGCAGTAGATATTCCAGTCGTCCGGCGGGTAGCGCTCCTCGATCATCCGCAGCGCCAGCTTGTAGGCCGAGCTGATCTTGGTGCCGCCGCCCTCGCGCAGATGGTAGAACGTCTGCTGATCGACCTCTTTCGCCGCCGCGTCGTGGACGATGTAGCGAATATCGATCGACTTGTACTGCGAGCGCAGCCAGGTTTCGATCCAGAAGGCCGTGATCCGCACCAGCTCCTTCTGCTCGGTGCCCATCGAGCCCGACACGTCCATCGCGTAGATGATCACCGCGTTCGATTCGGGCAGCATCGTCGTCTTCCACGAGCGATAGCGCATATCGTCCTTGATCGGCACCACCACCGGATCATCAGGATTGTACTCGCCCGTGGCGATCTGGCGCTTGAGAGCCTCGCGATACGAGCGCTTGAAATGCCGCAGCGAGTCCGGCCCGACCTTGGCGATGCCGGTGTAGCGGTCTTTCTCGGCGATGATGTTTTTCTTGCCCTTGGGCGCGATATTCGGCAGTTGCAGCTCCTCGCCGAGGATCTGCGCCAGCTCTTCGAGCGTCACATCCACCTCGATGGTGTGCTGCCCCGGATCTTCGCCCGCATCGCCGGCGCCGTCCTGCCCATCGCCCCGCGCGATCGGATCGCCGACATCGCCCTCGCCCTGCCCGACGCCGCCCTGCTGTTTCTGGCCGAAGCGAAACTGAGGAATATCGATCTGCGGCAGCGGGATCGACACGTAGCGCCGCCCCTGACGCCCGATCATCTCGCCCTGCGACATATACTTCCGCAGGTCTTTTTTGATTTTGCCCCGCACAATCTGGCGGAAGCGGTTGAGATCACGCTCAACACGATTAGCCATAGCATCACCGATGAACCTGTAGGGGCGCATTGCCGTACGCCCCTACAAGGTTGAAGCTAATTGCGGCCCTTCACGTCGCCGCGCGCAAAGATGCTCGCCACGTAGGTCAGCACGTCCGCGGCGCAGCGATCACAGTAGCCGTAGTCGCGCACGAGCCGGGTCTTGACCACGTCGATCTTCTCCTGGGTGTCTTTGTCGACCACCTGCGATACCAGGCTGGTGAGCTTGATCGAATCTTTCTGGTCCTCGAAGAGCTTGAGTTCCAGCGCGCGGTGCAGCCGCTCGTTGGTCTTGTAGTCGAACTTCTTGCCCTCGATCGCCAGCGCGCCGATGTAGTTCATGATCTCGCGGCGGAAATCGTCCTTGCGCGATTCGGGAATGTCGATCTTCTCTTCGATCGAGCGCATCAGCCGCTCGTCGGGCTCCTCGTACTGCCCGGTGTAGCGGTTGCGCACCCGCTCGCGCTGCGTGTAGGCCTTGATGTTGTCGATGTAGTTGCCGCACAGCCGCGAGATCGCATCCTCGTCGGCGGAGATGGCGCGCTGCACCTCGTTCTTGACGATCTCGGCGTACTCTTCTTTGACCACCGTCAGCAGATCGCGGAAGGCCTTTTTGTCTTCCTCATTGTTGATCAGCGAGTGGTGCTTGAGGCCGCCCTCGAGCTCGTTCAAGACCATGAACGGGTTGATGCAGCCTTCCTGGCCGTCGTTGACCAGCGCGTTCGAGATCTTGTCCTGAATGTAGCGCGGCGAGATCCCGCTCATGCCCTCGCGCTGCGCTTCCTTGCGCAACTCCTTGATGTTGTCTTCGGTAAAGCCCGGCAGCGACTTGCCGTTGTACAGCTTCAGCTTTTGCAGCAGCGTCAGATTGGCCTTCTTCGGCTCCTCAAGGCGCGTCAGCACCGCCCACATCGAGGCCATCTCAACCGTGTGCGGCGCGATATGCTTGCCGCGCACGCGGTGATCGTTGAACGACTTCTCGTAGATCTTGATCTCGTCTTTGAGCTTGGTGATGTACGGAATATCGATGCGCACCGTGCGATCTTTGAGCGCCTCCATGAACTCGTTGTTCTGGAGCTTGCGATACTCAGGCTCGTTCGTATGCGCGATGATCACCTCGTCGATGTCGGTCTGGGCAAACTTCTTGGACTTGATCTTATGCTCCTGCGACGCGCCCAGCAGGTCGTACAAGAAGGCCACGTCGAGCTTGAGCGCCTCGATGAACTCGATGATGCCACGGTTGGCGACGTTAAACTCTCCATCGAAGTTGAACGCGCGCGGATCGCTATCCGAGCCGTACTGCGCGATCTTGCGATAGTTGATATCGCCCGTCAGCTCGGTCGAGTCCTGGTTCTTCTCGTCCTTGGGCTGGAACGTTCCGA from Herpetosiphonaceae bacterium includes the following:
- a CDS encoding DUF444 family protein, translating into MANRVERDLNRFRQIVRGKIKKDLRKYMSQGEMIGRQGRRYVSIPLPQIDIPQFRFGQKQQGGVGQGEGDVGDPIARGDGQDGAGDAGEDPGQHTIEVDVTLEELAQILGEELQLPNIAPKGKKNIIAEKDRYTGIAKVGPDSLRHFKRSYREALKRQIATGEYNPDDPVVVPIKDDMRYRSWKTTMLPESNAVIIYAMDVSGSMGTEQKELVRITAFWIETWLRSQYKSIDIRYIVHDAAAKEVDQQTFYHLREGGGTKISSAYKLALRMIEERYPPDDWNIYCFHFSDGDNWGGGDTRECVEVLRNHLLPKINLFCYGQVRSLYGSGRFAHDLEEYLGGVENLVISEIADRDDIYDSIKDFLGKGK
- a CDS encoding serine protein kinase; its protein translation is MATASTGASLLNLIGELQDRRQYQELNWTGTFEDYLDTVARNPRVTRTAFQRIYDMIMSYGSEEFIDAKKKLIRYKFFADPSIDEEDAIYGLEIPLMRLVNFFKSAAEGYGTERRVLLLHGPVGSSKSTIVRRLKKGLERYTRTDDGALYTYSWYLGDGDDVDHGRVADADWEDCPMHEEPLHLIPEEFREKFLMQLNERLEEGQRIQVVGDLCPACRYNYRDLMRRYDGDWAQMIKHVRVRRLVFSEKDRVGIGTFQPKDEKNQDSTELTGDINYRKIAQYGSDSDPRAFNFDGEFNVANRGIIEFIEALKLDVAFLYDLLGASQEHKIKSKKFAQTDIDEVIIAHTNEPEYRKLQNNEFMEALKDRTVRIDIPYITKLKDEIKIYEKSFNDHRVRGKHIAPHTVEMASMWAVLTRLEEPKKANLTLLQKLKLYNGKSLPGFTEDNIKELRKEAQREGMSGISPRYIQDKISNALVNDGQEGCINPFMVLNELEGGLKHHSLINNEEDKKAFRDLLTVVKEEYAEIVKNEVQRAISADEDAISRLCGNYIDNIKAYTQRERVRNRYTGQYEEPDERLMRSIEEKIDIPESRKDDFRREIMNYIGALAIEGKKFDYKTNERLHRALELKLFEDQKDSIKLTSLVSQVVDKDTQEKIDVVKTRLVRDYGYCDRCAADVLTYVASIFARGDVKGRN